In Melospiza melodia melodia isolate bMelMel2 chromosome W, bMelMel2.pri, whole genome shotgun sequence, a single genomic region encodes these proteins:
- the LOC134431482 gene encoding large ribosomal subunit protein eL37-like, giving the protein MTKGTSSFGKRRNKTHTLCRRCGSKAYHLQKSTCGKCGYPAKRKRNYNWSAKAKRRNTTGTGRMRHLKRVYRRFRNGFREGATPKPKRAAVAASSSS; this is encoded by the exons ATG ACAAAGGGTACATCATCATTTGGTAAGCGAAGAAATAAGACACACACCTTGTGTCGTCGGTGTGGGTCCAAGGCGTACCATCTGCAGAAATCTACCTGTGGGAAATGTGGTTACCCTGCTAAGCGTAAGAGAAATT ATAACTGGAGTGCAAAGGCTAAAAGACGCAACACCACTGGTACTGGTCGCATGAGGCACCTGAAAAGGGTCTACCGTCGATTCAG GAATGGATTCCGTGAGGGAGCCACGCCAAAGCCCAAGAGAGCAGCTGTTGCAGCCTCCAGTTCATCATAA